CTGCCTGgtacagctccagcagctccttcctgTTCTCCTCAGGGATGTACTTGGAGTGGAGCAGGTCCCACACAGAGACCTTGTGGCCCTGAAACTCCCCAACCTCCATGTCGACGACTGTGGTTTTCAAGGCTGTTTCCCATGGTTCTTCTTTGGTGGAGTCGtcatccttctctgctgctgctgacacagTGTCCTTGTCAGAAGTCTTGACTGCAATTAGCAATTTCCTGCTTGTAGATTCTTTTTTCTCAATGAGAGCAGTGATAACTAGGATTAACCTCTCCAAGGCCAATGTTCCCGTGCAGTACAGCTCCAGGAGCTCCTGCCTTTTCTCCTCAGGGATGTAGTCAGAGAAGAGCAGGTCCCACACAGAGATCTGCCTCCCCTGGAACCCATCCACAGCCATCTCGACAGTGGTGGACTTCAGAGTCTCTTCCCAGGCCCTGTCCTCCTGCAGGTGGGTGTGCTCACCTTCTGTGACTGTCGACGCTGCTCCTGGATGATTCGTATTGGCCAGTTCCTCTGCCCTTGCTGCTTCTGCCTTGGTCACAATAGTGCTGACAACAGTTTTCACCTGCTCAAGGGTTAACTCTCCTGCCTGgtacagctccagcagctccttcctgTTCTCCTCAGGGATGTACTTGGAGTGGAGCAGGTCCCACACAGAGACCTTGTGGCCCTGAAACTCCCCGACCTCCATGTCGACGACTGTGGTTTTCAAGGCTGTTTCCCATGGTTCTTCTTTGGTGGAGTCGtcatccttctctgctgctgctgacacagTGTCCTTGTCAGAAGTCTTGACTGCAATTAGCAATTTCCTGCTTGtagattcttttttcttaatgacaGCAGTGACAACAGTTATCATCTGCTCCAGAGTTAATACCTGTTCATGGTACAGCTCCAGGAGCTCCTGCCTTTTCTCCTCAGGGATGTAGTCGGAGAAGAGCAGGTCCCACACAGTCACCTGCCTCCCCTGGAGCTCGCCGGCTGGCACATCAATGGTGGTAGCCTTCAAGATGTTATCTAGTTGTGCATCTTGTGTTGAAAAATCATCTCCATTTTCCTCTGCCCTTGCCGTTGCCTTGTGTGAACTtctggcatttgcagcttctgttCTGTTTATGATGGTGGCGACCACAGCAGCCACCTGTTCTGTGGTCAATATTCCTGCTCGATagagctccagcagctcctgccgcTTCCTTTGAGGGATGTATTTGGAAAAGAGCAGATCcaacaaggaaatattttgacCCTGGAGCTCACCAGCAGTGACATAGATGGTTGCAGACTTTAAGGACTTTCTCAACTGTTGCTCCTGGGAATGCGTATCCTGGGCTGGTTGTGATGCTCCCACCTGGTTGTTGGGTATAACCGTGGATGAGCTCAGATCACCGTTTTCCATTTCTGCCCTGGTGATGATGGTGGTGAGGAGGGTGATCATCTCTGAGATGGTGACGGTCCCCATCTTGTACTtcctcagcagctcctctctctggtgaTCAGGGATGTAGCGGGAGAAGAGGAGCTCCCAGACGGTGACGCTCTGGCCCTGGAAGAGCCCCACGCTGAGCGTGGTGCGGGCGGCCTGCAGGGCTTTGCGGGTGTCCTTGTTCAGCTGGTAGAGCACGGAGCCCTTGTCCATCacgtggagcaggagcagccccgtgTCCGGGTCGGGCACGCAGCGGCGCAGGAGCTGTGTGTAAGTGAGGTTCTCGTGCGTGTTGGGGTCAAAGCAACTTCTTGTTTGATTCTTGGGGTTAGAAAGAAACTGGCACATCTCCTGGTCAAAGTAGCCGCACTGGTAGGCCACCTCCACGGGCAGGCGGTGGCTGTGCACGGGGTCGATGATGCCACCAGTGGCGATCTGGGCCTCGAGCAGGCGGATGGCGTGCTCCCGGACGATGAACTCTTTATTCATGGCCTGGAAGAGGGAGATCTTGTGTCCTGTGTACGGCTCTGTGTACCCCGTCACAGCTCCTTCTGCCGACAACAGCTTCTCGTAAAAATCTCTGCCTATGACTCCTGCAGTCAGTGCCTCTTTCACCGAGAGTTTCTTGTTCCTCACGGGGTCGGTGAGGAGCCCTGAAGCAGCCTGtgcctccagcagcaccagggctgtACCTGGTGTCAGGAGCCCCCTCATCATGGCATCATAGATactcaccttcttgttcacggtCTGGATGAAGACTCCAGCTATGAAGTTACTCCCACCCCCACCCATCACTTTGTGTCCATCTGCAATCTGGTTACTTCCCGTGTCGCTTGACTTGTTGTTCTGAGGGGGTCCACTCAT
The DNA window shown above is from Strix aluco isolate bStrAlu1 chromosome 1, bStrAlu1.hap1, whole genome shotgun sequence and carries:
- the LOC141923038 gene encoding epiplakin-like, with translation MQKMSGPPQNNKSSDTGSNQIADGHKVMGGGGSNFIAGVFIQTVNKKVSIYDAMMRGLLTPGTALVLLEAQAASGLLTDPVRNKKLSVKEALTAGVIGRDFYEKLLSAEGAVTGYTEPYTGHKISLFQAMNKEFIVREHAIRLLEAQIATGGIIDPVHSHRLPVEVAYQCGYFDQEMCQFLSNPKNQTRSCFDPNTHENLTYTQLLRRCVPDPDTGLLLLHVMDKGSVLYQLNKDTRKALQAARTTLSVGLFQGQSVTVWELLFSRYIPDHQREELLRKYKMGTVTISEMITLLTTIITRAEMENGDLSSSTVIPNNQVGASQPAQDTHSQEQQLRKSLKSATIYVTAGELQGQNISLLDLLFSKYIPQRKRQELLELYRAGILTTEQVAAVVATIINRTEAANARSSHKATARAEENGDDFSTQDAQLDNILKATTIDVPAGELQGRQVTVWDLLFSDYIPEEKRQELLELYHEQVLTLEQMITVVTAVIKKKESTSRKLLIAVKTSDKDTVSAAAEKDDDSTKEEPWETALKTTVVDMEVGEFQGHKVSVWDLLHSKYIPEENRKELLELYQAGELTLEQVKTVVSTIVTKAEAARAEELANTNHPGAASTVTEGEHTHLQEDRAWEETLKSTTVEMAVDGFQGRQISVWDLLFSDYIPEEKRQELLELYCTGTLALERLILVITALIEKKESTSRKLLIAVKTSDKDTVSAAAEKDDDSTKEEPWETALKTTVVDMEVGEFQGHKVSVWDLLHSKYIPEENRKELLELYQAGELTLEQVKTVVSTIVTKAEAERAEELANTSHPGAASTVTEGEHTHLQEDRAWEETLKSTTIEMAVDGFQGRQISVWDLLFSDYIPEEKRQELLELYRERVLTLEQMITVVAAVIEKKESTSRKLLIAVKTSDKDTVSAAAEKDDDSTKEEPWETALKTTVVDMEVGEFQGHKVSVWDLLHSKYIPEENRKELLELYQAGELTLEQVKTVVSTIVTKAEAARAEELANTNHPGAALTVADGEHTHLQEDRAWEETLKSTTVEMAVDGFQGRQISVWDLLFSDYIPEEKRQELLELYHAGTLTIQELVTIASSAVTNSKEGHLAMLPQQTVDLLQSEGSYITFGQFQEKRVSVWELLSTKQVSEYKREAHLDTYGTGGLTVNKITITTTVITGPQHKKRHHQDH